The Thermococcus peptonophilus genomic sequence CCTCCTCTGAGACCGGCGTGAGTGCTGAGACGCCCACGGTCTGAGTCCCTACAGTGATAAAATCAGGCTGTGCCTCCATCTTGTTCCGGCCTTGAACTTAACGTCCCTAACGGAGTAGCCGAGCTCTTTTCCCTTTTCCGCGATAGCCTCTATCAGCGGCTCCTTGTCTGGAAGGAAGATGGCAACTTTGCCCTTTGGATTGAGATATTCGACTGCCTCCTCAATAAGCCTTACGGAAAATGCCTCCCCGTACCTTCCGCCTCCAACACCCTCTTTCTCCGTTAAGACTCCCTTCGTTGGAGTCTCATAGTAGGGCGGTGCTGAAAAGATTACATTGAACATCTCGCCTTCAGGAACGACGCCTCTGATGATTCCCCCATTGCTCTTGATTAGTCTAACCTTTGCCCCGTTTCTTTCAACGTTCCTTCTCGCGTACTCAAAAAATTCTTCGTCAATCTCCGTGGCGGTAACATCGCAGTTGAAGAGCTTCTCAGCCATGAGGGCCATCATAGCCGTGTGTCCTGTTCCTATTTCAAGGACTTTCTCGCCTCCTCTTAAAAACGTCTTCAGGAAGAGGTAGCGCGAGATCGGAGTTGTCACGAGCCCCTTTGGATGGTACTCTATATCCAGCCCGAAGATTGCCTTCGCTATGGCCCTGTTG encodes the following:
- a CDS encoding RlmF-related methyltransferase codes for the protein MPTWKDGKLGLPVKEAVKLFPELEKYLDERGRLDFSNRDARILYNRAIAKAIFGLDIEYHPKGLVTTPISRYLFLKTFLRGGEKVLEIGTGHTAMMALMAEKLFNCDVTATEIDEEFFEYARRNVERNGAKVRLIKSNGGIIRGVVPEGEMFNVIFSAPPYYETPTKGVLTEKEGVGGGRYGEAFSVRLIEEAVEYLNPKGKVAIFLPDKEPLIEAIAEKGKELGYSVRDVKFKAGTRWRHSLILSL